The Osmia bicornis bicornis chromosome 12, iOsmBic2.1, whole genome shotgun sequence genome includes a region encoding these proteins:
- the LOC114873270 gene encoding barH-like 2 homeobox protein: protein MMQEHKSFLIRDLLGDVLSERVHEDSEDDSAVHSDSEDTIDPGSSPCTRLESPPPTLSPSPAPATSGKSCGSTNGPPSGRKPRRRRTAFTHAQLAYLERKFRCQKYLSVADRSDVADALSLSETQVKTWYQNRRTKWKRQNQLRLEQLRHQATVEKELLVRGVGLHHGSIDAYCPPYNAQTQTQTHPPPPPPPPAPSTASTAAFLSTAAALFRNVTYVHGCPL, encoded by the exons ATGATGCAGGAGCACAAGTCGTTTCTAATAAGGGATCTTCTCGGGGATGTTTTGTCGGAACGAGTGCACG AAGATTCAGAGGACGACTCGGCAGTTCATTCGGATTCCGAGGATACGATCGACCCCGGAAGTAGTCCGTGCACGCGATTGGAGAGTCCTCCGCCGACGCTTTCGCCTTCGCCGGCGCCAGCAACTTCCGGCAAGTCCTGCGGTTCTACGAACGGTCCTCCCAGCGGCAGGAAGCCCAGAAGAAGACGAACAGCGTTTACTCACGCTCAGCTCGCTTACCTGGAGAGAAAGTTTCGTTGCCAAAAGTATCTGAGCGTCGCGGACCGAAGCGACGTCGCCGACGCTCTGTCGTTATCCGAGACGCAAGTTAAGACATGGTATCAAAACAGAAG GACCAAATGGAAGCGGCAGAATCAGCTGCGTTTGGAGCAGCTTCGCCACCAAGCGACGGTGGAGAAGGAGCTGTTGGTGCGAGGTGTGGGTCTTCACCATGGAAGCATAGACGCCTACTGTCCACCGTACAATGCCCAAACTCAAACTCAAACTCATCCGCCTCCACCGCCGCCACCGCCTGCGCCGTCCACCGCCTCGACGGCTGCATTTCTCTCCACCGCAGCCGCTCTCTTTCGAAATGTCACCTACGTTCACGGATGTCCGCTCTAA